In Triticum aestivum cultivar Chinese Spring chromosome 5B, IWGSC CS RefSeq v2.1, whole genome shotgun sequence, the following proteins share a genomic window:
- the LOC123117794 gene encoding uncharacterized protein, with amino-acid sequence MDDELQKRTAGFAEGMVVMVCPVLVAIALDKVDLKVYGHHAFSAMLTMAAVTLIIGICPFLICWFSRTFVRPVPVTAILATLSSCSLLILTCFIAQLVVPKNTLIILGVVFGFLVLLRAVEYYRRGDFDRYPQDKILNESHEFLTGVTGVLFLGLEGLALEGHDDPMFEKGGAVAVASFIVCCAGVCMMYLEMTPPIDFKDEKHVVSLTLTLDSIMAGGTFTLLMVVMFQLMGPPALVLFLPPVLIIGDLVYRVTVHDTAAGDDQVSEPAASLELTKVTFIRVLGCVNNSHPQHFAQQVDRLFPTIRGSSYCVRSLMEASVTDPRKDFFERCFTSSF; translated from the exons ATG GACGATGAACTGCAGAAGCGTACCGCTGGCTTTGCGGAAGGTATGGTGGTTATGGTATGCCCGGTGCTTGTAGCAATTGCTCTTGACAAGGTTGACCTCAAAGTGTATGGACACCACGCTTTCTCCGCCATGCTCACCATGGCAGCTGTCACTTTGATAATCGGTATCTGCCCCTTCCTCATCTGCTGGTTCTCCAGGACATTCGTCAGGCCTGTCCCGGTAACCGCGATCCTGGCAACCCTTTCCTCTTGTTCCCTCCTCATCCTCACCTGCTTCATCGCACAGCTCGTTGTCCCCAAAAACACTTTAATCATCTTGGGCGTGGTATTTGGATTCCTTGTCCTGCTTCGAGCAGTCGAGTACTACCGTCGAGGGGATTTTGATCGGTATCCACAAGACAAGATACTCAATGAATCACATGAGTTCTTGACGGGTGTCACTGGAGTTCTCTTTCTGGGGCTGGAAGGTCTGGCACTAGAAGGTCATGACGATCCGATGTTTGAAAAGGGTGGGGCCGTGGCGGTCGCCAGCTTCATAGTTTGCTGTGCTGGCGTGTGCATGATGTATCTCGAGATGACCCCCCCTATAGATTTCAAAGATGAGAAACATGTTGTGAGTTTAACTCTGACGCTAGATAGCATCATGGCTGGTGGTACCTTCACGCTCTTGATGGTCGTCATGTTTCAGCTCATGGGGCCTCCAGCCCTGGTGCTCTTCCTACCCCCGGTTCTAATCATCGGCGACCTTGTGTACCGGGTGACCGTCCACGACACCGCAGCTGGCGACGACCAAGTGTCCGAACCGGCGGCTTCGCTTGAACTGACAAAAGTCACCTTCATCCGGGTTCTTGGCTGTGTCAATAACAGCCATCCGCAACACTTCGCCCAGCAAGTTGACCGGCTGTTTCCTACTATTCGCGGCAGCAGCTATTGTGTTCGGTCTCTCATGGAGGCTTCTGTCACAGACCCACGTAAGGATTTCTTTGAGCGGTGTTTCACATCGTCATTTTGA